One Alnus glutinosa chromosome 3, dhAlnGlut1.1, whole genome shotgun sequence genomic region harbors:
- the LOC133862341 gene encoding uncharacterized protein LOC133862341 — protein sequence MFRALSTRRSHRRYEKLADEPAVGTLEVKLKRSTSLPARVFGSLTKSTPELAFPDSSQVKHTNKVTKSHPLFSLFNARRKKKTTAKPEFARYLEYLKEGGVWDMNSNMPVIYYK from the coding sequence ATGTTTAGAGCCTTGAGTACACGGAGAAGCCATCGGAGATATGAAAAACTAGCCGATGAGCCTGCAGTTGGTACGTTGGAGGTGAAGTTAAAGAGGTCTACAAGCTTGCCAGCTCGAGTATTCGGTTCATTAACAAAGTCAACGCCGGAATTAGCCTTTCCAGACAGCTCTCAGGTGAAGCATACAAACAAGGTTACCAAGAGCCACCCACTCTTTAGCCTCTTCAACGCTCGTCGCAAGAAGAAAACTACAGCCAAGCCGGAATTTGCAAGGTATCTAGAGTATCTCAAGGAGGGAGGGGTTTGGGATATGAATTCCAATATGCCTGTAATCTATTACAAATGA